In Oculatellaceae cyanobacterium, the DNA window GTTTATGTTGTTCGAGCTATTTGGCGAGTTCACAGGTTTGGACAAGCCGCCAGTAGTGAAAAAAGCTTGCGGACTTTCAACTCTTCTAGTCTCTGTCCTTTCCACCATGCCTCATCCTGCGAGAGTTCGTACTCCAGATTTCTCTTGAACTCCTCTTTATCAACTTTATCACCGAGTAAAGAGCCGCCAAAAGCCATAAAATCTGCAAGCAACTGCTTCTGCCAATCTTGTCGTATCGTTGTTTTCGTAACTGTTCGTAGACTGTGTACAAAAGCATCCAAAGCTGCATTATCCATAGTGATAACCGACATGATTCCCCAAGGCAGATGTCCTACTGGTGCCTTGGCAGGATTATAAATAACTTGGCTAGCAGAAATCCAAGTATTCTGGATGTGCCAGCCGACGTGATCGCCAAAAGCCTGCGGCTCTTTTTCACATTGATTAAAGATTCGTTTCTGCACGCTGAAACCAAACCTTTGATTGCTGTATTCCAGCCACAGGCGATCGATAACTTGCAGAACTTGGCAGGGGAAGTTTTGGATTTGCTCTTCAGTAAGCCAACCTTCTTTTTCTGCCTTGACTGCCTTCAGAATAATATTTCTAGTTGTTTCATTAGCTTCTCGCCATCGCCCTGCCATCAGCAAGTTCTTTAAGCGAATATACTCTTCTTGCGGCAGTTCTTTAGGAAGGAGAGGAATAGAATTAGATTGGTCTCGGATAACTTCAACTAATTTCTGAATCGCTTCTTCGTTCCACTCAAAGTAAATGCGATCGCCAATGTGAATCTCATTTCCCTGCCCAATATTGACGTTGTATTTGCCCAGTTGCAGAATATTCTGATCTTTACTGGTGCTTAATGCACGAAGCAGGACTTGCAAATCATCTTCGGTATATTTTCCAACGGCAATGCGCCCAATGAGGGCATTCTCTTTAGTGGTTAATGCATGCAGCAAGGCTTGCAAATCATCTTCACTGGATTTCCCAGTAGCAATACGTTCAATAATGGAATTTAGTTCATCGGGGGCAATCATTTGATAGAGGTTGTCTAAAATCGGCGGAACCCACCTTAAATCTACGTCATTAAAACAGTCCCTCAGATGACCAGCTACTTCAAACAGATGGGGAATATCAGGAGTAGCAGTGGCAATTTCCTCAAGGGTGGGATTTTCATAAATCTGTTTTACTCGTGTTGCAATTGCTCGACAAACCCCACGCTTTAGCTCATCAGCTTGAGCTAGCTGCTGCAATTTCTTTTGGAAAAACTCTCGAATCAGTTGGTGCATACGATAGCTGCCTTTGCGCTCCCGCTGCAATAGGTGTAAGCTGCACAAACTTTCATCTCGAATCTCGTCTAGGTCACTTTTGGTTTGTTCAGATATAGCTTGCTCTACTAATGACCACGGAATAGGAGCCAAAGCGAACAAACTTAGCACACAGCCCAACTGTTTCGCTGGCTCATCGAGCATCTCCCAACTTAATTCAAAGGTGGCGGCTACTCCAAAGCGAGCTGTCATATCAGCATCAGTCTTTGTTAATGCCCGTGCTTCTAACCGTTTAGACTCTAACTGCTGTCGCATCTCTACCAAAGATAAGTCTGGCTTGCGGTTGAGGTAACGCCCCATCAGTTCTAGTCCTAGAGGCAAGTAGCCTAACCAAGTACAAAGTTTCTTAGCGTTGTTTAATTCTTGTTGGATACGTTCTGCTCCTATTAGCGACTCTAACAATGCTAGTGCCGCTGATTGATCCAACACATCAATCTCTAATTGCTTAATTGACTGACCCAACTGCACTCGTGTGGTGATTAGCACTTTGAAGCGAGAGTCGGCAGGAGGCAAGTAGGGCTTAATGACTTCGTAGTCAGAGACATCATCTAGCACTACTAATACTTCTCCTGGATGCCAGTGAGCCCAGCAAAATTCCACCTGAACAAGTATATCTTCATCAGGGGGATTGAGCCGGAGGCGTGATCGCCCAAACCCCACAATTTGAGTACCGATACCTACCGCTTTTGTCTGGAGCCAGCAAATTCCAGCCGGATACGTCTCCTTATATTTGTGAGCATATTGCAGAGCTAGCTCAGTTTTTCCCACACCACCCATGCCTGCTATAGCAGACACTGCCACTAGTTTATTGTCTTGAAGTTGCTGGTGCAAGATTGACAGTTCTCGCTGCCGACCGACAAACTGCACTACGCCGCTACGGGGAAGGTTTTCAGGAATCTTAAGTGGTTTAGGAAGTTGCTTTTGACCAACTTCATTTTTTACCTTTAATTGGACTTTTTTTTTAAATTTTTAAATACTGGCGTATGTTCCTCTGGGATTCCTTGCAAGGCGATCGCATCGCAGCCACCATAATAAGCATCTTCATACGAGTAACCTGCACCTAGTTCATCATAGAAACCAACTGCAAACTTAATCGCTGCATCGTCTCGAATCGTACTATTCATACCAACTAAATAATCAATATGTGTAGCGATCGCATCAGCTTGAATTTCCGAGTAGCAAGCATTGAGAACAACACATTCAAGCCCTCGCGTTGCAAATCGTTTAAATAAATTTACTAAAGCTTCAGTTGGAACGAGTTGCGCTCTACCAGCATCATCTTCCAAAACTAATCCATCTTCACCCGATCCATGACCACAAAAGTGAATAATTTGTGGGCTTAAATCCAACAAAGCACGACGCAAATCATCAGGGCGAACAGCCCATCGTTGCTGTAAAGTAAACTTTTCTCGCTGCTGCGACCTTCGTAAACCTTCATCAATTTCTCGCACTTCTTTATCTAGGCGCAATCTAGCTTCATTTGTAGGGCTGGAGGCTAATACTAAAATTGTCTTCGGGACACTACTTTGAGAATTTTCTCGTTGCGCCAAGTCCTGAAACTCCTCTTTAAGAATAGAGCGAACAATTTCTCGAATATCTGCGGCGTTAGCACCACTAAGTACAGAGCGAGTTACCTCTCGAATCGCTTCAGCATCAAGTCCTTGATAAGTGCGATCACCAATATGAATATCTTGTCCCTGACCAATATTGACATTGTATTTCCCAACCGACAACAAACTTTCACTTTTCCCTTCGCTCAGTAACCGACGAAAGGTAGCTATGTCAGCTTCAGTATGCTTACCACTGACAATGCGATCCAGAATGTTGCCTAGTTCATTAGAATTCATATGCACTAGAGGTTTTACGCTTCTTTGATAATAGCTGGCAATTGACTGGACTTTGTCAACCTTTCTTAAGGCTATTGTTGATAATCGCTTTTCTCACTTTGCTAAGTAGAGCATTTTACGGCGAGATAGGATGTCTAGTTCGCTCCTACTCTTTTTGATTTTGATATGTATCCCCCATTCGGATACTCGTACCTTGACCAATGTTGACATTATATTTTCCATACTGCTGTATATTCTGAATAATCTTTATAACCTCTTCCCTATCAATATATTCTCTTAGAACTTCGCCCAATCTAATGATCGACTTGCCGTAAGGCTCAGACTGCATAGCAGCATAACAACCGTTTTGGCTAGTTGAGCATAAGTAATAACCCATCTGAAGCTTACGGTTGAAATCAACAAGTTGCTCATTGAAATCAAGAAGACACCCATAAGTTTCATGATGTTCAGCAACTTTTGTATAGACACCAACTAAAGTACACATTACAAGATGAAACAAGGCATGGCGCTGAAGTGAATAATCATATTTTTGCTCAAGGATGCCCCAAGAAATGAATTGCAAAGAAACAGCAGCCGTACAAGGATACGGGTCTTCTCGATTGGCTCCAGCAATGAATAGATTTGTAAGACCACGATCAGATGCAGTGATTACGCCATCATGGAAAGCTATTAGAAGATTTTCTAAATTTAAGCCCATTCGTCTCTTCTGATTATCTAGAAACCATAGGATCTCAGTGTAATCAGCAACAGTTTTTTTTAATGGTGCCTCATTTTCGATCTCTAGAGGCAAAAGATAGAATTCAAAACTTTCCTGAGCTTTATTCGCCCTATCTAGAAAATTGACGAATTGATTCTTATAGTGGTAATGCGGAATAATAAAAACCTTGGGCATTGCAGCTTATCCTAGCCTTAAACTTTATATTTAACAGTGCATTGAA includes these proteins:
- a CDS encoding GUN4 domain-containing protein → MQFVGRQRELSILHQQLQDNKLVAVSAIAGMGGVGKTELALQYAHKYKETYPAGICWLQTKAVGIGTQIVGFGRSRLRLNPPDEDILVQVEFCWAHWHPGEVLVVLDDVSDYEVIKPYLPPADSRFKVLITTRVQLGQSIKQLEIDVLDQSAALALLESLIGAERIQQELNNAKKLCTWLGYLPLGLELMGRYLNRKPDLSLVEMRQQLESKRLEARALTKTDADMTARFGVAATFELSWEMLDEPAKQLGCVLSLFALAPIPWSLVEQAISEQTKSDLDEIRDESLCSLHLLQRERKGSYRMHQLIREFFQKKLQQLAQADELKRGVCRAIATRVKQIYENPTLEEIATATPDIPHLFEVAGHLRDCFNDVDLRWVPPILDNLYQMIAPDELNSIIERIATGKSSEDDLQALLHALTTKENALIGRIAVGKYTEDDLQVLLRALSTSKDQNILQLGKYNVNIGQGNEIHIGDRIYFEWNEEAIQKLVEVIRDQSNSIPLLPKELPQEEYIRLKNLLMAGRWREANETTRNIILKAVKAEKEGWLTEEQIQNFPCQVLQVIDRLWLEYSNQRFGFSVQKRIFNQCEKEPQAFGDHVGWHIQNTWISASQVIYNPAKAPVGHLPWGIMSVITMDNAALDAFVHSLRTVTKTTIRQDWQKQLLADFMAFGGSLLGDKVDKEEFKRNLEYELSQDEAWWKGQRLEELKVRKLFSLLAACPNL
- a CDS encoding CHAT domain-containing protein; this translates as MNSNELGNILDRIVSGKHTEADIATFRRLLSEGKSESLLSVGKYNVNIGQGQDIHIGDRTYQGLDAEAIREVTRSVLSGANAADIREIVRSILKEEFQDLAQRENSQSSVPKTILVLASSPTNEARLRLDKEVREIDEGLRRSQQREKFTLQQRWAVRPDDLRRALLDLSPQIIHFCGHGSGEDGLVLEDDAGRAQLVPTEALVNLFKRFATRGLECVVLNACYSEIQADAIATHIDYLVGMNSTIRDDAAIKFAVGFYDELGAGYSYEDAYYGGCDAIALQGIPEEHTPVFKNLKKKSN